Proteins co-encoded in one Neodiprion lecontei isolate iyNeoLeco1 chromosome 3, iyNeoLeco1.1, whole genome shotgun sequence genomic window:
- the LOC107226533 gene encoding uncharacterized protein LOC107226533 gives MAEHNSKNENDDMLEIKVEPAVQSYTEVEHGYAEFENSNLIPSTADVGALNLWTSKATSCLITQYKKYRSMVGQTTRMKSLREMFEMVSLEMQKYGFYFSAQKCENKWRVLERKYKNLVYREKLKKPGRMRHYGHWEHKIALDEIFNERKRKMYLDDNDYSPPGASNKFTLILPKPGGDSCNNTVEANRPQPVEDPLAGATVNSQSAKESDESEDLRTCLTVMFEKFLARMDKNFITQQQNKERRHKEKMAIRQSELELQKKLFKLKEQKMALKKSQLLAAAQHVHLNME, from the exons ATGGCCGAACATAATTCAAAAAACG AAAATGACGATATGCTGGAAATAAAAGTGGAACCTGCCGTTCAGTCGTATACAGAGGTAGAACATGGATATGCGGAATTTGAGAATTCAAACCTTATTCCATCGACAGCTGATGTAGGCGCGCTGAACTTGTGGACGAGCAAAGCGACTAGCTGCCTGATTACCCAGTACAAAAAGTACCGCTCTATGGTTGGTCAGACAACACGAATGAAGAGTCTGAGGGAAATGTTTGAGATGGTATCGTTGGAGATGCAGAAGTATGGCTTCTATTTCAGCGCccaaaaatgtgaaaacaaATGGCGAGTATTGGAACGGAAGTACAAGAATCTAGTTTACcgtgaaaagttgaaaaagcCTGGGAGAATGAGGCACTATGGACACTGGGAGCATAAGATAGCCTTGGATGAAATATTCAATGAAAGGAAACGAAAGATGTACTTAGATGACAATGATTATTCACCACCTGGTGCCTCGAATAAGTTCACGTTAATCTTGCCAAAACCAGGCGGAGATAGCTGCAACAATACAGTTGAGGCCAATCGACCTCAACCCGTCGAAGATCCGCTGGCTGGAGCAACAGTAAATTCTCAAAGTGCCAAGGAATCTGACGAATCTGAAGACCTCCGGACCTGTTTAACCGTAatgtttgaaaagtttttagcAAGGATGGACAAAAACTTTATCACTCAACAGCAGAATAAAGAGAGAAGACACAAGGAGAAAATGGCAATTCGACAAAGCGAATTGGAGCTACAAAAGAAACTGTTCAAATTAAAGGAACAGAAAATGGCTCTAAAGAAAAGTCAACTGTTAGCTGCAGCTCAACATGTCCATCTAAATATGGAATGA